In one window of Paraflavitalea soli DNA:
- a CDS encoding GH3 family domain-containing protein, which produces MALIDISLPPSIAKALRLPARSPRRQQLRVLRKLLKKARFTEFGQTYRFDEILLSKHAGKKFQQLVPTYDYNKIYEAWWHKTLEGRPDICWPGKIKFFALSSGTSESASKYLPITNDLMRGNRIVMIKQLLTLRTYHDIPLKSVGKGWLMLGGSTDLQKGPGYYAGDLSGITAKKVPFWFSPFYKPGKKIARTKDWNQKLEAIVEEAPNWDIGFVVGVPAWIQMCMEKIIERYNLKSIHDMWPNLAFFVHGGVSFEPYKKGFEKLVAKPLTYIETYLASEGFLAYQDRQFAKGMHLSLNDHIFFEFIPFNDKNFDSDGNIMEDAEVLMIHEVEEGKDYAILISTTAGAWRYLIGDTVRFVDKERCEIVITGRTKHFLSLVGEHLSVDNMNKAVQLVADEMNICIPEFTVAGVPHGLFFAHQWWIACDDKVDAEPVREKIDQKLKDLNDDYAVERNSALKDVYLKILPESSFMEFMRLKGKIGGQHKFPRVMKGKMYEDWVKFLETGAI; this is translated from the coding sequence ATGGCGTTAATTGATATTTCCTTACCCCCCTCTATAGCGAAAGCATTGCGATTGCCAGCCCGTTCACCCCGGCGGCAGCAGCTACGGGTATTGAGGAAATTGCTCAAAAAAGCCCGCTTTACCGAATTCGGGCAAACTTACCGGTTTGATGAGATCCTGCTTAGCAAACATGCCGGTAAAAAGTTCCAACAATTGGTTCCCACTTACGACTACAATAAGATCTACGAAGCCTGGTGGCATAAGACCCTGGAAGGCCGGCCGGATATCTGCTGGCCCGGTAAGATCAAATTCTTCGCCCTCAGCTCCGGCACCTCCGAATCGGCCAGTAAATACCTGCCCATCACCAACGACCTGATGCGGGGCAACCGCATCGTGATGATCAAGCAATTGCTCACCCTCCGCACCTACCATGATATTCCCTTAAAGAGTGTGGGTAAAGGATGGCTGATGCTGGGCGGCAGTACAGACCTGCAGAAAGGCCCTGGCTACTACGCCGGTGACCTGAGCGGTATTACGGCCAAGAAAGTGCCTTTCTGGTTCTCCCCTTTCTATAAGCCCGGCAAAAAAATTGCCCGGACCAAAGACTGGAACCAGAAACTGGAAGCGATCGTAGAAGAAGCCCCCAACTGGGACATTGGCTTTGTGGTAGGCGTTCCCGCCTGGATCCAGATGTGCATGGAAAAGATCATCGAGCGCTACAATCTTAAGAGCATTCACGATATGTGGCCCAACCTGGCCTTCTTTGTGCATGGCGGGGTGTCATTTGAACCCTATAAGAAAGGATTTGAGAAACTGGTGGCCAAGCCGCTTACCTATATTGAAACCTACCTGGCTTCAGAAGGCTTTTTGGCTTACCAGGACAGGCAGTTTGCCAAAGGCATGCACCTTTCGCTCAATGATCATATCTTTTTTGAGTTTATTCCATTCAACGATAAGAATTTCGACAGTGATGGTAATATCATGGAAGATGCCGAAGTGCTGATGATCCATGAAGTAGAAGAGGGGAAGGATTATGCCATCCTGATCAGTACCACGGCCGGCGCCTGGCGTTATCTGATTGGCGATACGGTTCGTTTTGTAGACAAAGAACGTTGTGAAATAGTGATCACCGGCCGCACCAAGCACTTCTTGAGCCTGGTAGGAGAGCACCTGAGTGTGGATAATATGAATAAGGCGGTACAATTGGTGGCCGATGAAATGAATATCTGCATTCCGGAGTTTACAGTGGCGGGCGTGCCCCACGGGCTTTTCTTTGCCCACCAGTGGTGGATAGCCTGTGATGACAAGGTGGACGCAGAACCGGTACGCGAGAAGATCGATCAAAAGCTGAAAGACCTGAATGATGATTATGCCGTAGAACGGAACAGCGCCCTCAAAGACGTTTACCTTAAAATACTACCGGAATCGAGTTTCATGGAATTCATGCGCCTCAAAGGGAAGATAGGCGGGCAGCATAAGTTTCCCCGTGTAATGAAGGGCAAAATGTATGAGGACTGGGTAAAATTCCTGGAAACCGGCGCCATTTAA
- a CDS encoding M23 family metallopeptidase gives MKVKRILKYIFLSLLVILVIGYCLPQHFVMPVTGANGKSYNENSFWFYPWGKSVTHKGVDIFGKKGTPVVASTYGLVIYTGVLERGGNVALVLGPKWRIHYYAHLKDINTSSLHFVKAGSGIGTVGTTGNAAGKPPHLHYSISSLLPLPWRIDDAKQGWKKMFYLNPIPYLKGVE, from the coding sequence ATGAAAGTAAAACGCATCCTTAAGTATATTTTCCTTTCTTTATTGGTCATTTTGGTAATCGGCTATTGTCTGCCGCAGCACTTTGTAATGCCGGTGACAGGGGCCAACGGCAAAAGCTATAACGAAAATTCGTTCTGGTTTTATCCCTGGGGCAAATCAGTAACACATAAGGGGGTAGATATTTTTGGCAAGAAGGGTACGCCGGTGGTGGCTTCCACTTATGGTCTGGTGATTTATACCGGTGTGCTGGAAAGAGGTGGAAATGTAGCCCTGGTATTGGGACCTAAATGGCGAATTCATTATTATGCCCATCTCAAAGATATTAATACCTCCTCCCTTCATTTTGTAAAAGCCGGTTCGGGGATCGGTACGGTGGGCACCACGGGCAATGCCGCAGGCAAACCGCCTCACCTGCATTATAGTATATCCTCCCTCCTGCCCCTGCCCTGGCGTATTGATGACGCCAAACAGGGCTGGAAGAAAATGTTCTACCTCAACCCCATTCCTTACCTAAAGGGTGTGGAATAG
- a CDS encoding glycosyltransferase family 2 protein, which produces MQLSVIIVNYNVKYFLEQCLCSVKKAMEEVGHSVADDEPSQTEVFVVDNKSTDDSIGYLRSRFPFVQFIANTENLGFARANNQALLQCRGKYILFLNPDTILPEDCFVQCLSFMEAHADAGALGVRMIDGSGSYLPESKRGFPSPWVSFCKMSGLTRLFPTSPLFARYYLGHLSPDAVHPVDVLSGAFMWVRKEVLDKTGGFDERFFMYAEDIDLSYRIQQSGYINYYLPAPVIIHFKGESTRRDARYVKLFYTAMIQFVQKHYRGVSAWWYTKLLQGIIAARSLGANKQNAVPGKPGLSGTPKVWLNGDESAIENMRAILQAAKYTVAATSKDAGVLIFCEGPTFPFTAIIKELQSKHNYMGVHIHGSHTSSAVGSGSKDSQGNAICGISY; this is translated from the coding sequence ATGCAGCTGTCTGTAATTATTGTAAATTATAATGTGAAGTATTTTTTGGAACAATGCCTTTGTTCTGTGAAAAAGGCCATGGAAGAAGTTGGCCACTCCGTGGCAGATGACGAACCTAGCCAAACTGAGGTGTTTGTGGTGGACAATAAATCTACTGATGACAGCATAGGATATCTCCGCAGCCGGTTTCCTTTTGTACAATTTATCGCCAATACAGAAAACCTGGGTTTTGCCCGCGCCAATAACCAGGCGCTGTTGCAATGCCGGGGTAAATACATACTCTTTCTGAATCCGGATACCATTTTACCGGAAGACTGCTTTGTGCAATGCCTGTCTTTTATGGAGGCCCATGCTGATGCCGGGGCGCTTGGTGTACGCATGATCGATGGGAGTGGCAGCTACCTGCCGGAATCCAAAAGGGGATTTCCCAGTCCCTGGGTATCTTTTTGTAAAATGAGCGGCCTCACCCGGTTGTTTCCTACCTCCCCCTTATTTGCCCGTTATTACCTGGGCCATCTGTCGCCTGATGCCGTACACCCGGTGGATGTGTTGTCGGGCGCTTTTATGTGGGTGCGGAAAGAGGTATTGGATAAAACCGGCGGCTTTGATGAGCGCTTTTTCATGTATGCAGAAGATATAGACCTCAGTTACCGCATTCAGCAGTCGGGGTATATTAATTATTATTTGCCTGCTCCTGTGATCATCCACTTCAAAGGTGAAAGTACCCGCCGTGATGCCCGCTATGTAAAACTGTTCTATACTGCCATGATCCAATTTGTGCAGAAGCATTACCGGGGGGTAAGTGCCTGGTGGTATACCAAGCTGTTGCAAGGCATTATTGCGGCCAGGAGCTTGGGAGCGAATAAGCAAAATGCTGTACCTGGTAAACCTGGTTTATCCGGCACCCCAAAAGTATGGCTCAATGGCGATGAATCGGCCATTGAAAATATGCGAGCCATTCTTCAAGCTGCAAAATATACCGTGGCAGCTACCAGTAAAGATGCAGGTGTGCTCATTTTTTGCGAAGGACCTACATTCCCATTTACAGCTATCATAAAAGAGCTTCAATCTAAGCACAACTATATGGGTGTGCATATACACGGAAGCCATACCTCCAGTGCTGTGGGTAGTGGTTCAAAAGATAGTCAGGGAAATGCGATATGCGGTATATCTTATTGA